In Deltaproteobacteria bacterium, the genomic window GAAGCGCGTTCCGGATCGGCGACGCGCGCGGAGGCGACGCGCCGGCCGTGCTCTGCGTCCACGGGCTCACCGGTACGCCCTACGAGGTCCGCCCGCCCGCCGAAGCGCTGGCCGAATCGGGCTTCTTCTGCGAAGGACCGCTGCTTCCGGGGCACGGCACCCGGCACGAGGACCTGGCGGCGACCCCGCGCGGCGCCTGGGTCGAGGCGGTCGTCTCGGCTTTCGACGCGCTCGCCAGCCGACACGCGCGTGTGTACGTGCTGGGCCTGTCCCTCGGCGGTTTGCTTGCGCTCTCGCTCGCCGGACGCCGACCCGTCGCAGGCGCGGTGGTGCTCGCCGCGCCGCTCGATCTGGGGCCGCTGATCCGCAATGCCGTGCCCTGGCTCTGGCCGCTCGTGCGCTCGCTTCCCAAGACGCCCGCGATCTTCGACGACGAGGCGCGAATGCGGCACCCCGGCTACGACCGGATGCCGATGCGCTCCGTGAACGAGCTGATCCGGCTCGCGCGCGAGGTCGAGCGCGCGCTTCCCGAGGTGCGCGCCCCGGTGCAGCTGATCTTCAGCCGGCGCGATCCGACGGTCCCCGCGCGCAACGCGCAGGCGATTCTCGACGCGCTCGCGCCCGGCGACCGCGAGCTGCACTGGCTCGAGGATTCCGCTCACGTGCTGCCCGTGGACCGGGAGCGGGAGCTGGTCGCGCGCCGGGTCGTGGAGTTCCTGCTCCGGCTGGAGAAGAGCGCCGGCGGTTGACGGCAACGCCCGGGCTGGGAATCCTAGGACGCGAACCACGAACGGTTCCGGGGGCGAAGAGCTAATGGCGGAGATTCCCGCGGCCGCGGTGAAGCGGCTGCTCACGAAGCATGGCAGTGAGCTGAGGACTTC contains:
- a CDS encoding alpha/beta fold hydrolase, whose product is MRARRAPAPGFDRERRACGGSRGAGAALKADGSAFRIGDARGGDAPAVLCVHGLTGTPYEVRPPAEALAESGFFCEGPLLPGHGTRHEDLAATPRGAWVEAVVSAFDALASRHARVYVLGLSLGGLLALSLAGRRPVAGAVVLAAPLDLGPLIRNAVPWLWPLVRSLPKTPAIFDDEARMRHPGYDRMPMRSVNELIRLAREVERALPEVRAPVQLIFSRRDPTVPARNAQAILDALAPGDRELHWLEDSAHVLPVDRERELVARRVVEFLLRLEKSAGG